A genomic segment from Leptolyngbya boryana PCC 6306 encodes:
- a CDS encoding glycosyltransferase — protein MKRLLFLDQTGKSGGAELCLLDIARAYRDSCLVGLFEDGDFRERLEQEQIPVQVLAKKSIAVRKSSGAIAGFLGLGQLIPLAMRVATLGRSYDAIYANTQKALVVGAIASALSNRPLVYHLHDILSPEHFSKTNRRLAILMANRAKLVIANSQASRTAFIEAGGNPDLVEVVYNGFALEPYQTDVRSPIGLEELEGRFVVGHFSRLSPWKGQHVLLEALQYCDESVSAIFVGDALFGEQDYVQQLQNQVQQFQLHDRVKFLGFRNDVTALMKSCDVIAHTSIAAEPFGRVIVEAMLCGIPTIAAKAGAATELIDPGATGWFTSPGDAKELARVIEHCRQNSTEAARIAAKAQHQASQKFRLTETNAQIQQHLQARL, from the coding sequence GTGAAAAGACTCTTATTTTTAGACCAGACAGGTAAATCCGGAGGTGCAGAACTGTGCCTACTTGATATTGCAAGAGCGTATCGAGATTCTTGCTTGGTTGGGTTGTTTGAAGATGGTGACTTCCGAGAACGGCTTGAGCAAGAGCAGATTCCGGTTCAAGTTTTAGCGAAAAAGTCGATTGCTGTACGTAAATCAAGCGGCGCGATCGCAGGTTTCCTGGGTTTGGGACAATTAATTCCTTTAGCAATGCGTGTTGCTACCCTCGGTCGTAGCTATGATGCAATCTATGCGAATACGCAAAAAGCTTTAGTTGTTGGTGCGATCGCGAGTGCCTTGTCAAACCGACCTTTGGTGTATCACCTGCACGATATTCTTTCTCCTGAGCATTTCAGTAAAACGAATCGACGCTTGGCAATTCTGATGGCAAATCGCGCCAAGCTGGTGATTGCAAATTCTCAAGCGAGTAGAACTGCATTCATCGAAGCAGGTGGAAATCCCGATCTAGTTGAAGTTGTTTACAACGGATTCGCGCTGGAGCCTTATCAGACTGATGTGCGATCGCCAATTGGATTAGAAGAATTAGAAGGGCGCTTCGTCGTTGGGCACTTCAGCCGCTTATCACCCTGGAAAGGGCAACATGTATTACTCGAAGCGTTGCAGTACTGTGACGAAAGCGTGAGCGCAATTTTTGTCGGTGATGCATTGTTTGGCGAACAAGATTACGTTCAACAATTACAAAATCAGGTGCAGCAATTTCAACTGCACGATCGCGTCAAATTTCTCGGGTTTCGCAATGACGTGACGGCACTAATGAAATCTTGTGATGTGATCGCGCATACCTCGATCGCAGCAGAACCCTTTGGACGAGTGATTGTTGAAGCTATGCTTTGTGGCATACCGACGATCGCAGCTAAAGCAGGGGCAGCCACAGAACTGATTGATCCCGGAGCCACAGGATGGTTCACTTCTCCAGGCGATGCGAAAGAATTAGCACGTGTGATCGAGCACTGTCGCCAAAACTCGACTGAAGCCGCTCGAATCGCGGCAAAGGCTCAACATCAAGCCAGCCAGAAATTCCGCCTGACAGAAACGAACGCTCAAATTCAGCAGCATCTCCAAGCTCGGTTGTAG
- a CDS encoding pentapeptide repeat-containing protein, translated as MGELERCYQLLGLEPGASMEEVTQAYKDLVFIWHPDRIPKDNPRLVQKAEAKIKELNQARDTLRSHHKNGATPKPAAAQPKPAQQTYYQSYYYRPPTQSSTGYHSGQTSSGRQTNGHSTNGHSTSGHSNNGHSNSGHSNNGHSEKHTANSRPNYQTYQPYPRPNYHQTSDANRSEQAKSADANPHKSTNDQNYYRQSHYRAEYHQPPKTPARPHMTDMTGKDLSGQNLKEKDLSGYNLSRANLTRADLSDAFMHKANLEGAKLEKANLFRANLLEANLCGADLREANLIGADLSGADLRGANLEGAKVGFEDRVMVKLTGANLQGAIMPNGKVHGVKTS; from the coding sequence ATGGGTGAGCTAGAACGCTGCTATCAACTATTAGGATTAGAGCCTGGGGCATCGATGGAAGAGGTGACCCAAGCTTATAAGGACTTAGTGTTTATTTGGCATCCTGACCGTATCCCCAAGGATAATCCCCGCTTAGTGCAAAAAGCCGAAGCGAAAATCAAGGAATTGAATCAGGCACGAGATACCTTGCGATCGCACCATAAAAACGGCGCAACTCCAAAACCTGCAGCGGCTCAACCTAAGCCTGCGCAGCAAACTTATTATCAGTCCTACTATTACCGTCCTCCGACCCAATCTTCGACGGGCTACCACAGTGGGCAGACCTCCAGTGGACGGCAAACCAATGGGCATTCGACCAATGGGCATTCGACTAGCGGGCACTCAAATAACGGGCACTCAAATAGCGGGCACTCAAATAACGGACATTCGGAAAAGCACACCGCGAATTCGCGCCCAAATTACCAAACCTATCAGCCTTATCCCCGTCCAAATTATCATCAGACTTCGGATGCCAATCGCTCTGAACAGGCAAAATCGGCTGATGCGAATCCGCATAAATCGACGAATGATCAAAACTATTATCGTCAATCCCACTATCGCGCTGAATATCACCAGCCTCCCAAAACGCCCGCACGTCCCCACATGACAGATATGACGGGGAAAGATTTGAGCGGACAGAACTTAAAAGAGAAAGATTTGTCTGGCTATAACTTGAGTCGTGCGAATTTAACGCGTGCCGATCTCAGTGATGCGTTTATGCACAAGGCAAACTTGGAAGGTGCGAAATTAGAGAAAGCGAATTTGTTCCGCGCGAATTTGCTGGAAGCAAATTTGTGTGGGGCAGATCTGCGGGAGGCGAATCTAATCGGCGCTGATTTAAGTGGGGCAGACCTGCGGGGCGCGAATTTAGAGGGTGCGAAAGTTGGCTTTGAAGATCGAGTCATGGTGAAACTCACGGGAGCAAATCTTCAGGGCGCAATTATGCCGAATGGAAAAGTCCACGGGGTTAAGACTTCTTGA
- a CDS encoding VOC family protein: MDSLFSTQGIMVMLLGAYAVAMWLFLTSAPKVHTVMVSDIESARDFYEGMLKLAVAEIPLHYYYNYEQSLGTAGVNPMYLTGSMGSTTARGNGNDGLWYQLKKNTQLHVISGATLGEKDRQRHVCFDRDCLDQILLRIQTRGIKHKIRREKPLNFLAKDFTGQVVEFAEVVN, translated from the coding sequence ATGGATAGTTTATTCTCAACTCAAGGCATCATGGTGATGTTGCTCGGCGCATACGCTGTAGCAATGTGGCTTTTCCTGACGAGCGCTCCCAAGGTTCATACTGTGATGGTTTCAGATATTGAGAGCGCCCGCGATTTTTACGAAGGGATGTTGAAGCTAGCAGTGGCTGAGATTCCCCTGCATTATTACTATAATTACGAACAGTCATTGGGAACGGCAGGCGTGAACCCAATGTATCTTACTGGTTCGATGGGAAGTACGACGGCGCGTGGTAACGGCAACGATGGACTGTGGTATCAGCTTAAGAAAAATACTCAACTGCATGTGATTTCTGGTGCAACCTTGGGCGAGAAAGACCGACAACGGCATGTTTGTTTCGATCGAGATTGTCTCGATCAGATCCTTCTCCGCATTCAAACTCGCGGCATCAAGCACAAAATCCGTCGTGAAAAGCCTTTGAACTTTTTAGCAAAAGACTTTACCGGGCAAGTTGTTGAGTTTGCAGAAGTTGTGAACTAG
- a CDS encoding tetratricopeptide repeat protein, whose product MLKLVPSIALSLLVSSALAAPSFASSLNHQLRVQYNNGTQGSARQTADRIVESGIQAQRSGLLDQAIADWNRALDLYQQIGEIPAQGRVYDLLGMTYIQLNQLNNAENAFRRSLGAARDEGNTIRQIYGYNNVGQVILQRGQTVEAANSFAEGVRIARQAKHDAGLGLSLSNLGLATYAQGRYQAAIAFLEEARKFRDQAKDPIGAANTLNNLGDAYRAVGSFALAYAAHDRAMTLAQTGSDQAAQFRAFDGMMLANRGMGQENRFTEMLNQRLAMANRSNDAWQMLNSLKMVAQHQQQQGKLTAAEGYYQQAYSVAQRLNAAREQTFLREQLGFLRSRKFRWQAR is encoded by the coding sequence ATGTTGAAACTCGTCCCCTCGATCGCGCTCAGCCTGTTGGTCAGTAGCGCTCTGGCTGCTCCTAGCTTCGCGTCTTCACTCAATCACCAGCTTCGTGTTCAGTACAATAACGGCACGCAAGGCAGTGCGCGACAAACCGCAGACCGCATCGTGGAATCTGGAATTCAAGCGCAACGAAGCGGTTTACTCGATCAAGCGATCGCGGATTGGAATCGCGCTCTTGACCTCTATCAACAAATTGGCGAAATCCCAGCGCAGGGGCGGGTCTATGATTTGCTCGGCATGACCTATATCCAACTCAATCAATTGAACAATGCTGAGAATGCTTTCCGCCGCAGTTTGGGTGCAGCCCGCGATGAAGGCAATACGATTCGGCAAATCTACGGCTATAACAACGTCGGACAGGTGATTCTGCAACGTGGGCAAACCGTTGAAGCCGCGAATTCTTTTGCAGAAGGTGTGAGAATCGCTCGCCAAGCGAAACATGATGCAGGACTGGGATTATCGCTGAGCAATTTGGGATTAGCAACTTATGCCCAAGGGCGATATCAAGCCGCGATCGCATTTCTCGAAGAAGCCCGCAAGTTCCGAGATCAGGCAAAAGATCCCATTGGTGCAGCGAATACTTTGAATAACTTAGGCGATGCCTATCGGGCGGTTGGATCTTTTGCGCTCGCTTATGCAGCCCACGATCGCGCGATGACGCTCGCACAGACAGGAAGCGACCAAGCGGCTCAATTTCGAGCGTTTGATGGCATGATGCTCGCAAATCGAGGCATGGGTCAAGAGAATCGCTTCACCGAGATGCTAAATCAGCGTTTAGCAATGGCAAATCGGAGTAACGACGCTTGGCAAATGCTGAACTCTTTGAAAATGGTGGCGCAGCATCAACAGCAGCAGGGCAAACTCACTGCGGCTGAGGGCTATTATCAGCAAGCTTATTCGGTGGCTCAGAGATTGAATGCAGCCCGGGAACAGACCTTTTTGAGAGAACAACTCGGGTTTTTGCGATCGCGTAAATTCCGTTGGCAAGCGCGATAA
- a CDS encoding RNA polymerase sigma factor, protein MKAVAVPTFPEANHPIVKALFHHSDQELLTLFQRYPDSGQFFTALFCRYSPMVYALIQRSARSPVQAEYLLALIWRHVFHELAGVDLRVFSQSGSTFQTWLLAVTASGMNEAELPPVEEIHYDIRRVSPPFWCYLDRALEQLPPLTRLTIVMAQTFHWGETRIAAYLQAEGEQIDAEQVKAHLQAGYKALEKLLPDDIRTIYLGGNALDQESVSELEADFDPSLEEIEFF, encoded by the coding sequence ATGAAAGCTGTAGCGGTTCCAACTTTTCCAGAAGCAAATCATCCAATCGTTAAAGCATTGTTTCATCACAGCGATCAGGAATTGCTGACCTTGTTTCAGCGCTATCCTGACTCTGGGCAATTCTTTACAGCGCTGTTTTGTCGCTACAGTCCCATGGTTTATGCGTTAATTCAGCGCTCCGCCCGCTCGCCTGTGCAAGCTGAGTATCTCTTGGCATTGATTTGGCGACATGTCTTTCACGAATTGGCAGGCGTTGATTTGCGAGTGTTTAGCCAAAGTGGCTCAACCTTTCAAACTTGGCTTTTAGCTGTGACGGCATCGGGGATGAACGAAGCAGAATTGCCGCCTGTTGAGGAAATTCATTATGACATTCGACGGGTTTCTCCGCCATTTTGGTGTTATCTCGATCGTGCTTTAGAACAGTTGCCACCTTTGACACGTTTGACGATCGTCATGGCTCAAACCTTTCACTGGGGAGAAACTCGAATTGCTGCGTATTTGCAAGCAGAGGGTGAACAAATTGATGCGGAGCAAGTCAAAGCACATTTGCAGGCAGGCTACAAAGCTTTAGAGAAACTTTTGCCGGATGACATTAGAACGATCTATCTGGGTGGGAATGCTTTAGATCAAGAATCGGTTTCCGAATTGGAGGCTGATTTCGATCCAAGCCTAGAAGAAATTGAATTTTTCTAA
- a CDS encoding DUF2949 domain-containing protein, whose protein sequence is MLTATHSKFIRFLQEELSLSTSSIALALRYREQNPGPLPMILWQYGLVTIEQLDRIYNWLDSSER, encoded by the coding sequence ATGTTGACTGCAACCCATTCCAAGTTCATCCGGTTTTTACAAGAAGAACTGTCGCTATCTACTTCTTCGATCGCGCTGGCATTGCGCTACCGTGAACAAAATCCAGGACCTCTGCCGATGATTCTCTGGCAGTATGGTCTCGTTACGATCGAACAGCTCGACCGAATCTACAACTGGCTAGACTCATCCGAAAGGTAG
- a CDS encoding glycosyltransferase, whose translation MSTPRPLLSIFLPALDGGGAERAMLYLAIGFAKRGWKVDLVLAEARGAYLDLVPPEVRIVDLKAKFPVLITKTLALRRYLQIEQPAVLFSALDILSSALCARGKAPTRIVMCVQTYLSEQFRNHQGATFGKVRSRMVRWLYPKSDAIVAASLGTAKDVAELTQVPVEQIQVIYNPVVTPDVFQKSQEPIDHPWFQPGEPPVILGVGRLVSQKDFFTLIEAFAQVRVTRPARLMILGEGEQRALLEERIRQLGLEQDVALPGFVENPYAYMAASAVFVLSSKFEGFGNVVAEALACGVPIVATDCPSGPAETLAAGKYGKLVKIADPAEMATAILDTLDRSIDSTLLKQRSLDFERDRIVDQYLTFVETLLQTSLDADSSHP comes from the coding sequence ATGTCTACTCCCAGACCTTTACTCAGCATATTTTTACCGGCTCTGGATGGGGGCGGAGCTGAGCGTGCCATGCTTTATCTCGCGATTGGTTTCGCTAAGCGAGGCTGGAAAGTTGATTTAGTTTTGGCAGAAGCTAGAGGAGCCTATCTCGATCTCGTTCCGCCCGAAGTTCGCATCGTTGATTTGAAGGCAAAATTTCCCGTTCTGATTACAAAAACCTTGGCACTGCGTCGATATCTGCAAATCGAACAACCTGCCGTTCTATTCTCTGCATTAGATATCTTAAGTTCAGCGTTATGTGCGCGCGGTAAGGCTCCGACTCGAATTGTGATGTGTGTCCAGACTTATTTATCTGAGCAGTTTAGAAATCATCAAGGTGCAACCTTTGGCAAAGTGCGATCGCGCATGGTGCGCTGGCTCTATCCCAAATCCGATGCGATCGTCGCTGCTTCTTTAGGAACTGCAAAGGATGTTGCTGAACTTACCCAAGTTCCAGTCGAACAAATTCAAGTCATCTACAATCCGGTGGTCACGCCCGATGTATTTCAGAAAAGCCAAGAACCGATCGATCACCCTTGGTTTCAGCCTGGAGAACCTCCTGTGATTTTGGGAGTCGGACGATTGGTCAGCCAAAAAGATTTTTTCACGTTAATCGAAGCTTTTGCTCAAGTTCGGGTGACTCGTCCCGCACGCTTGATGATTCTGGGTGAAGGCGAACAACGTGCTCTATTAGAGGAACGAATTCGGCAACTCGGACTCGAACAAGACGTCGCCTTGCCCGGATTTGTGGAAAATCCCTACGCCTACATGGCAGCATCAGCTGTATTTGTTTTGTCCTCGAAATTTGAAGGCTTTGGAAATGTTGTGGCAGAAGCCCTCGCTTGCGGTGTTCCGATCGTGGCAACAGACTGTCCCAGCGGACCTGCGGAAACTCTAGCAGCGGGAAAATACGGTAAGCTAGTAAAAATTGCTGATCCGGCAGAAATGGCAACCGCGATTCTGGACACGCTGGATAGGTCGATCGATTCGACGCTTCTCAAACAGCGCTCTCTAGACTTTGAGCGCGATCGCATCGTCGATCAATACCTCACATTTGTGGAAACCCTGTTGCAGACTAGCTTAGATGCGGATTCTTCACATCCTTAA
- a CDS encoding polysaccharide biosynthesis/export family protein, translated as MDWKKAQPNPLMMATLLGLTAIATPAIAQTAPTRPAPAAASPAPVRVDEGYLLGSGDRVKIDIFGVPEYSGEYQVMSDGSINLPLAGGVVVQGLTMRQASDTLARRYSEYLTRPVITVSLLTARPIQVAVSGEVARPGTYTTTLGDVGIPTLSRMVQMAGGIKQSADLKQVEIVRRRPGGGGTQTFKVDLAKLLRGGDLGQDVQLRDGDSVYVPAAAALNFDQSSELANSSLGASFDRPISIIVAGEVNRPGPQTVRGETIAVSDTGATTPAPGATTAAQRLRAPTVTRALQQAGGITQRANIRDIEVRRTVANGAEQTIKVNLMSLLREGDGKQDIILQEGDRVIVPLATASITPEDAAIMGRGVISPELITVNVVGQVEKPGAVQVPPYTTMNQALLAAGGFARGARKSSVEFIRLQPNGAVDRRRVDIDFSRGIDQAKNPPLQAGDTIVVGKTGLQSVAEGIGSFLGPALGIFGIFR; from the coding sequence ATGGATTGGAAAAAGGCTCAGCCTAACCCGCTGATGATGGCAACACTACTCGGATTGACCGCGATCGCGACTCCTGCAATCGCCCAGACTGCGCCCACTCGCCCTGCCCCAGCGGCTGCGAGTCCGGCTCCGGTTCGAGTAGATGAAGGGTACTTACTTGGCTCCGGTGACAGAGTGAAGATCGATATCTTCGGTGTCCCAGAATATAGTGGCGAATATCAAGTCATGTCGGATGGCTCGATCAACTTGCCGCTAGCAGGTGGAGTCGTGGTGCAAGGATTAACGATGCGGCAGGCATCTGATACGCTGGCACGACGCTACAGCGAATATCTGACTCGTCCCGTGATTACCGTCAGCTTGTTGACTGCTCGTCCCATTCAGGTGGCAGTATCCGGCGAAGTGGCACGCCCAGGAACCTACACTACGACGCTGGGGGATGTTGGTATTCCCACCCTGAGCCGCATGGTGCAGATGGCAGGTGGAATCAAGCAGTCAGCAGATCTCAAGCAAGTCGAGATCGTCCGTCGTCGCCCCGGTGGTGGTGGAACACAGACATTCAAGGTTGATTTAGCCAAACTCTTGAGAGGTGGTGATTTAGGTCAAGACGTGCAGTTGCGCGACGGGGACAGTGTATATGTGCCTGCAGCGGCCGCGCTAAATTTTGATCAATCGAGTGAACTGGCAAACTCTAGTTTAGGCGCAAGCTTCGATCGACCAATCAGCATTATTGTTGCCGGGGAAGTGAATCGTCCTGGACCTCAAACCGTGCGCGGTGAAACAATCGCGGTCTCCGATACAGGTGCGACAACCCCTGCTCCTGGAGCCACCACAGCAGCACAGCGCCTGAGAGCACCCACTGTTACCCGAGCACTGCAACAAGCAGGCGGTATCACTCAGCGAGCCAACATTCGCGATATTGAAGTGCGGCGGACGGTTGCCAACGGAGCCGAACAAACCATCAAAGTGAATTTGATGAGCTTGTTGAGAGAGGGCGACGGCAAGCAGGACATCATCTTGCAAGAAGGCGATCGCGTCATTGTGCCTCTGGCAACGGCTTCGATTACTCCAGAAGATGCCGCGATTATGGGTCGTGGGGTCATCTCGCCTGAACTGATCACGGTCAATGTGGTCGGGCAAGTAGAAAAACCTGGTGCAGTTCAGGTTCCACCTTACACGACGATGAACCAAGCCCTTCTTGCGGCAGGTGGCTTTGCTCGGGGAGCGCGTAAGAGTTCGGTTGAATTTATTCGCCTTCAGCCGAATGGAGCAGTTGATCGTCGTCGGGTCGATATCGATTTCTCCCGCGGCATTGATCAAGCAAAGAATCCTCCTCTGCAAGCCGGAGATACGATCGTGGTCGGTAAGACTGGACTTCAAAGTGTCGCTGAAGGAATCGGCAGTTTCTTAGGGCCGGCACTTGGTATCTTTGGGATTTTCCGTTAG
- a CDS encoding NAD(+) kinase, which translates to MPKAGIIYNDDKPIACQVATDLEAKLTSLGWDVALATGAGGILGYASPESPICHTPIDRLVPPGFDSEMKFAIVLGGDGTVLSAFRQVAPCNIPLLAVNTGHLGFLTEILLNQLPAALDALLSEDYEIEERTMLHVQIIREEAMLWEALCLNEMVLHREPLTSMCHFEISVGRHNRVDIGADGIIVSTPTGSTAYALSAGGPVIVPGIPVMILVPICPHSLASRSLVFPNRDPVTIYPAIPHRLVLTADGNAGSYVLPDDHVCVKKAPYPARFVRLRPPEFFSVLREKLGWGVAHVAKPT; encoded by the coding sequence GTGCCGAAAGCTGGCATTATCTACAACGATGACAAGCCGATCGCTTGTCAAGTTGCGACCGATCTCGAAGCGAAGCTGACTTCGCTAGGCTGGGATGTGGCATTGGCAACGGGTGCAGGCGGAATCCTCGGATATGCTTCACCTGAAAGTCCAATTTGTCACACCCCGATCGATCGCTTGGTTCCGCCTGGGTTCGATTCTGAAATGAAATTCGCGATCGTCTTAGGTGGCGATGGCACAGTTTTGTCTGCATTTCGTCAGGTTGCACCCTGCAACATTCCACTGTTGGCGGTCAACACGGGGCACTTGGGATTTTTGACCGAGATTTTATTGAATCAATTGCCAGCCGCGCTCGACGCGCTGCTCTCTGAAGACTACGAAATCGAAGAGCGCACCATGCTGCATGTGCAAATCATTCGAGAGGAGGCCATGCTTTGGGAAGCCCTATGTCTGAATGAGATGGTGCTGCATCGTGAACCTTTGACCAGCATGTGCCATTTTGAGATCAGCGTCGGGCGACACAATCGCGTCGATATTGGTGCAGATGGAATTATTGTGTCCACGCCAACTGGCTCAACGGCGTATGCTTTATCGGCAGGTGGGCCTGTGATTGTTCCCGGTATTCCCGTGATGATTCTGGTTCCGATCTGCCCACATTCTTTAGCTTCGCGATCGCTCGTATTTCCCAATCGCGATCCGGTCACGATTTATCCTGCAATTCCGCATCGCCTCGTTCTGACCGCCGATGGCAACGCCGGATCATACGTGTTGCCAGACGATCATGTCTGTGTGAAAAAGGCCCCATATCCTGCAAGATTTGTCCGTTTACGTCCGCCTGAATTCTTCAGTGTCTTACGAGAAAAACTTGGCTGGGGCGTAGCGCATGTTGCCAAACCGACTTAG
- a CDS encoding glycosyltransferase family 4 protein, which produces MRILHILNHAQNIGNGIVNAAIDLACAQAQAGFEVAIASAGGEYECLMKQFQIQHFPLKVSRSPIEVLNATKKFRKITQEFSPNIVHAHMMTGVILGKALRGNADYALVSTVHNEWQFHAVLMGVADRVIAVSQAVARSMQHRGIPVRKLHVVPNGTIGSLRQTPLDRVKPLLLERPAITTIAGLYHRKGIEDLLEAFVQIADEHPTAHLYLVGNGPQRAAFERRARKSPHRKRIHFEGFQAEPQRYLLATDVFVLASRREPFGLVLSEAREAGCAIVASNVDGIPEVLDGGSAGKLIPPKDITVLSKTLSGLLTRRDELEDWKQRAQTNLDWLRVERVHQETLGVYQSAIAELTRTVCA; this is translated from the coding sequence ATGCGGATTCTTCACATCCTTAACCACGCTCAAAATATTGGAAACGGGATTGTCAATGCTGCAATCGACCTCGCCTGTGCTCAAGCTCAAGCAGGTTTTGAGGTCGCGATCGCTTCGGCGGGCGGTGAATATGAATGTTTGATGAAGCAATTTCAAATCCAGCATTTCCCGCTAAAAGTTTCTCGCTCTCCGATAGAAGTATTAAACGCTACCAAGAAATTTAGAAAAATTACGCAAGAATTTTCACCGAATATTGTCCACGCCCACATGATGACTGGCGTGATTTTAGGGAAAGCTTTGCGTGGAAATGCCGATTATGCTTTGGTTTCAACCGTCCACAATGAATGGCAATTTCATGCAGTTTTGATGGGAGTTGCCGATCGCGTCATTGCAGTCAGCCAAGCAGTTGCGCGCTCAATGCAACATCGGGGTATTCCAGTACGGAAACTCCATGTGGTGCCGAATGGAACGATTGGCAGTCTGAGACAGACCCCCCTGGATCGGGTCAAACCCTTATTGTTAGAGCGTCCTGCCATCACGACTATCGCCGGACTCTATCACCGCAAAGGAATTGAAGACTTACTTGAAGCCTTTGTGCAGATAGCTGACGAACATCCAACCGCCCACTTATATTTAGTAGGAAATGGTCCGCAACGGGCGGCGTTCGAGCGTCGAGCCAGGAAAAGTCCTCACCGGAAACGGATTCACTTTGAGGGTTTCCAAGCGGAACCGCAGCGATATCTGCTTGCAACGGATGTGTTTGTACTCGCCTCTCGCCGAGAACCTTTTGGGTTAGTGCTCTCTGAGGCACGGGAAGCTGGATGTGCGATCGTCGCCTCCAATGTCGATGGCATTCCAGAAGTCCTCGACGGTGGAAGCGCCGGAAAACTCATCCCACCCAAAGACATCACCGTTCTTTCTAAGACACTTTCCGGGCTGTTGACTCGGCGAGATGAATTAGAAGATTGGAAGCAGCGTGCCCAAACCAATTTAGATTGGTTACGGGTGGAACGTGTTCATCAGGAAACGCTTGGGGTGTATCAAAGTGCGATCGCAGAACTGACTCGGACTGTTTGTGCTTAG
- a CDS encoding DUF192 domain-containing protein, with product MKNRFFAWLSLLVLLASCSTTTQAKPSPTELPRSSSPAAPLGQVLPLSAFFQVADQTIQLEVARTPAEQAMGLMYRTSLADDRGMLFPFKPARPAQFWMKNTLIPLDMLFVRDGTIRFISENVPPCKADPCPTYGSPTIDIDQVIELRAGRAAELGLKVGDRIFIKSLKK from the coding sequence ATGAAAAATCGATTTTTTGCCTGGTTAAGTTTGCTTGTGTTGCTGGCAAGCTGTTCCACCACAACACAAGCAAAACCCTCACCCACTGAATTGCCGCGCAGCAGTTCGCCCGCTGCGCCTCTGGGGCAAGTCTTGCCGCTCTCCGCATTTTTTCAAGTTGCAGATCAAACCATTCAACTCGAAGTTGCCCGAACCCCCGCAGAACAAGCGATGGGGTTGATGTATCGCACCAGTTTGGCAGACGATCGCGGCATGCTTTTTCCCTTCAAGCCAGCTCGCCCCGCCCAATTCTGGATGAAGAATACGCTCATTCCTTTAGATATGCTGTTCGTGCGAGATGGCACAATTCGATTTATCTCTGAAAATGTTCCGCCTTGTAAAGCTGATCCCTGTCCAACTTATGGATCACCGACAATCGATATTGATCAAGTGATCGAGCTACGAGCAGGACGAGCCGCTGAATTGGGGCTAAAAGTGGGCGATCGCATTTTTATTAAATCGCTTAAAAAATAG
- the nblR gene encoding response regulator transcription factor NblR has protein sequence MSIADVTPCVLIVETDAALANHVSLDLQESGYETIVAHDAHMGLRQAIEKHPALIVVDRLLDGDSGLSFCHNLRTSGTRIPVLLLMARDAVEDRVACIEAGADDYFLKPYRSEEFLKLVKLYLKPDIPSTEQLKFGDLVLDLATRQALRNGRAIDLTMKEYELLKYLMEHPREVLTREQILENVWGYDFVGESNVIEVYIRYLRLKIEDEGEKRLIQTVRGVGYVLRES, from the coding sequence ATGAGTATTGCCGATGTGACTCCGTGCGTTTTGATTGTCGAAACTGATGCAGCACTAGCAAATCATGTGAGTTTGGATTTGCAAGAATCGGGCTATGAAACGATCGTGGCTCATGATGCGCATATGGGATTAAGACAAGCGATCGAGAAACATCCCGCGCTGATCGTTGTCGATCGTTTACTCGATGGCGATTCTGGACTCTCGTTTTGTCACAATCTCCGAACCAGTGGTACTCGAATCCCAGTCTTGCTCTTGATGGCACGCGATGCCGTTGAAGATCGCGTCGCGTGTATCGAAGCCGGAGCCGACGATTATTTTCTCAAGCCTTACCGGAGTGAGGAATTTCTCAAACTGGTGAAACTTTATCTCAAGCCTGATATTCCGAGTACTGAGCAACTGAAGTTTGGCGACTTGGTTCTAGATTTAGCGACTCGTCAGGCGTTGCGAAATGGTCGAGCGATCGACTTAACGATGAAAGAGTATGAATTGCTCAAATACTTGATGGAGCATCCGCGCGAAGTTCTGACCCGTGAGCAAATTTTAGAGAACGTTTGGGGCTATGACTTTGTTGGCGAATCCAATGTCATCGAAGTCTACATTCGGTATTTGCGGCTCAAGATTGAAGACGAGGGTGAAAAGCGCCTCATTCAAACCGTTCGTGGAGTCGGCTACGTTTTACGAGAGTCATGA